One stretch of Planococcus sp. PAMC 21323 DNA includes these proteins:
- a CDS encoding YitT family protein has product MLTLFIDYASVLIGSAIVAISFNVLLLPNEVASGGVSGISTILKSVLDWRPAFVQWAFNIPLFIAGLILLGKNFGIKTAVGTIFLPFVVFLTESWEPWTRDPLLGALIGGIMVGLGLGIVFRGKASTGGTDLAAQIITKFTGLTLGTSVALIDGFIVLSAALVFDIEKGLYALIGLYVTTKTIDLVQVGFGQSKLVYIITTKQKEIRDAIYDEVDRGVTELAATGGYSGTEKPLLMVVIPQTEFSRLKQLVKLIDPSAFVIVSDASEVLGEGFKRP; this is encoded by the coding sequence ATGCTGACACTCTTTATTGATTATGCCAGTGTCCTTATTGGTTCAGCAATCGTGGCTATTTCTTTCAACGTTTTGTTATTGCCAAATGAAGTTGCTTCTGGAGGCGTTAGTGGGATAAGTACAATTTTGAAAAGTGTTTTAGACTGGAGACCAGCATTTGTGCAATGGGCATTTAACATTCCACTATTTATCGCCGGATTGATTTTACTTGGAAAAAACTTTGGGATTAAAACGGCTGTAGGAACAATATTTCTTCCTTTTGTCGTATTTTTAACAGAATCATGGGAACCATGGACGCGTGATCCATTGCTCGGTGCTCTGATTGGTGGAATTATGGTAGGTCTAGGATTAGGTATTGTTTTTCGTGGAAAGGCCTCAACAGGTGGAACAGATTTAGCTGCGCAAATTATTACTAAGTTCACAGGACTAACTTTAGGGACAAGCGTTGCGTTAATCGATGGTTTTATCGTGCTGAGTGCAGCGCTAGTTTTTGATATTGAAAAAGGACTTTATGCATTAATTGGTTTATATGTTACGACCAAAACCATTGACCTTGTTCAAGTTGGGTTTGGCCAATCGAAATTGGTTTATATTATTACGACGAAACAAAAAGAAATTCGAGATGCCATTTATGACGAAGTTGATCGCGGTGTGACAGAATTGGCTGCAACGGGAGGATATTCTGGAACGGAAAAACCATTATTGATGGTCGTTATTCCTCAAACAGAATTCTCAAGACTTAAGCAATTAGTTAAGCTTATTGATCCTTCTGCATTTGTAATCGTGTCAGATGCTTCTGAAGTTTTAGGTGAAGGTTTCAAAAGGCCATAA
- the secA gene encoding preprotein translocase subunit SecA, with the protein MLGVLNKVFDPNKRDLKRLEKTADRVEALAADFAALTDEALKAKTEEFVARHAKGESLNDLLPEAFATIREASKRVLGMYPFRVQIMGAVSLHEGNISEMKTGEGKTLTSTLAVYLNAISKKGVHVVTVNEYLASRDALEMGQLYEWLGLSVGLNLNSLTKEEKRAAYKADVTYTTNNELGFDYLRDNMVLYKEDMVQRPLNYAVIDEVDSILIDEARTPLIISGQAAKAAQLYQQSNAFARLLTKDTDYTYDETTKGVVLTEEGIEKVEKAFGIDNLFDISHVRLNHTVNQSLKAYVTMNKDVDYIVQDGEVVIVDQFTGRLMKGRRYSDGLHQAIEAKEGLEIQNESMTMATITFQNYFRMYDKLSGMTGTAKTEEEEFRNIYNMYVIVIPTNKPIIREDHVDLIYSTTAGKYKAVGDDIAARHAKGQPVLVGTVAIETSEIISEYLTKKGIKHSVLNAKNHAHEAEIILNAGQKGSVTIATNMAGRGTDIKLGEGVIEAGGLAVIGTERHESRRIDNQLRGRSGRQGDPGVTQFYLSLEDDLMRRFGSDAMRTMMGKLGMDDSQPLQSKMVTRSVESAQKRVEGNNFDARKRLLQYDDVLRQQREIIYKERMEVLETENMRALVENMINSSIERMVYTHTTDEKQENWHLKTLSELMAANLLPEETVTEADLQGKSREELIAFIKDAVTTRYDEKEQEMTPIRMREFEKVVLLRSIDTKWIDHIDAMDQLRQGIHLRAYGQNDPLREYQNEGFAMFEAMVEAIEEDVAKYSMKAEIRNNLEREEVAKGQAVNPKEDGPAPKKKKTPVRKEMEAGRNDLCPCGSGKKYKNCHGTAS; encoded by the coding sequence ATGTTGGGAGTATTAAACAAAGTATTTGATCCGAATAAACGGGATTTAAAACGATTAGAAAAAACAGCAGATCGAGTAGAAGCTTTAGCAGCTGATTTTGCAGCCTTGACAGACGAAGCGTTAAAAGCAAAAACAGAAGAATTTGTAGCGCGGCATGCGAAAGGCGAATCTTTAAATGATTTATTGCCTGAAGCTTTTGCAACCATTCGCGAAGCATCTAAACGTGTACTTGGAATGTATCCATTCCGAGTACAAATCATGGGTGCCGTTTCACTTCACGAAGGGAATATTTCAGAGATGAAAACAGGTGAAGGTAAAACTTTAACCTCTACTTTAGCTGTATATTTAAATGCTATCAGTAAAAAAGGCGTTCACGTAGTAACAGTTAACGAATATTTGGCTAGCCGTGATGCATTGGAAATGGGGCAGCTATATGAATGGCTTGGACTGTCTGTCGGACTAAACTTAAATAGTTTAACTAAAGAAGAAAAGCGTGCCGCATATAAAGCGGATGTAACCTATACAACAAACAATGAACTAGGTTTTGATTACTTACGGGATAATATGGTGCTGTACAAAGAAGACATGGTGCAACGTCCATTGAATTATGCAGTTATTGATGAAGTCGATTCTATTTTAATCGATGAAGCGCGTACGCCGCTCATTATTTCAGGTCAAGCAGCGAAAGCCGCACAATTGTACCAACAGTCGAATGCATTTGCACGCCTACTTACAAAAGATACAGATTACACTTATGATGAAACGACTAAAGGTGTTGTCTTAACAGAAGAGGGTATCGAAAAAGTTGAGAAAGCATTTGGCATCGATAACCTTTTTGATATTAGCCATGTTCGTTTAAATCATACAGTCAATCAATCATTAAAAGCATACGTTACAATGAATAAAGATGTAGACTACATTGTACAAGACGGTGAAGTTGTTATTGTCGATCAGTTTACAGGTCGTCTGATGAAAGGACGTCGTTATTCTGACGGGTTACACCAAGCGATTGAAGCCAAAGAAGGTTTAGAGATTCAAAATGAATCGATGACGATGGCGACGATCACATTCCAAAACTACTTCCGTATGTACGATAAATTATCTGGTATGACAGGTACAGCGAAAACAGAGGAAGAAGAATTCCGTAATATTTACAATATGTACGTTATTGTCATTCCGACAAACAAACCGATTATACGTGAAGACCATGTCGATTTAATTTATTCAACAACTGCTGGTAAATACAAAGCAGTTGGAGATGACATTGCGGCTCGTCATGCGAAAGGGCAACCGGTTTTAGTTGGTACTGTCGCGATTGAAACTTCGGAGATTATTTCTGAGTATTTGACGAAAAAGGGCATTAAACATTCTGTGTTGAATGCGAAAAACCATGCGCATGAAGCAGAAATTATTTTAAATGCTGGTCAAAAAGGTTCTGTAACGATTGCCACTAACATGGCAGGTCGAGGAACAGACATCAAGCTTGGAGAAGGCGTTATCGAAGCGGGCGGTCTTGCAGTTATTGGGACAGAACGCCACGAATCAAGACGAATTGATAATCAGTTGCGTGGACGTTCAGGGCGTCAAGGAGACCCAGGGGTTACTCAATTTTATCTATCTCTTGAAGATGATTTAATGCGTCGCTTTGGTTCAGATGCAATGCGTACGATGATGGGCAAATTGGGAATGGATGATTCTCAGCCATTGCAATCGAAGATGGTCACACGTTCTGTTGAATCAGCGCAAAAACGAGTAGAAGGTAATAACTTTGATGCTCGTAAACGTTTGCTACAGTACGATGATGTTCTTCGTCAGCAACGCGAGATCATATACAAAGAGCGCATGGAAGTGTTAGAAACTGAAAATATGCGTGCATTGGTTGAAAATATGATCAATAGTTCAATTGAGCGCATGGTCTATACGCATACTACAGATGAAAAACAAGAGAATTGGCATTTGAAAACTCTTTCTGAATTAATGGCAGCAAATCTTTTACCGGAAGAAACTGTGACAGAAGCGGATCTTCAAGGAAAGTCCCGAGAAGAACTTATTGCCTTTATCAAAGACGCTGTCACTACACGCTATGATGAAAAAGAACAAGAAATGACACCGATACGGATGCGTGAATTCGAGAAGGTTGTCTTGCTTCGTTCAATTGATACGAAATGGATTGATCACATTGATGCAATGGATCAATTGCGTCAAGGAATTCACTTGCGTGCATATGGACAAAATGATCCACTACGCGAATACCAAAACGAAGGGTTTGCAATGTTTGAAGCAATGGTCGAAGCCATTGAAGAAGACGTAGCGAAGTATTCGATGAAAGCAGAGATACGTAACAACCTTGAGCGAGAAGAAGTTGCAAAAGGTCAAGCAGTTAATCCGAAAGAGGATGGACCGGCACCGAAAAAGAAAAAAACACCCGTTCGCAAAGAAATGGAAGCTGGACGCAACGACCTGTGCCCATGCGGCAGTGGCAAAAAGTACAAAAATTGTCACGGTACAGCTTCATAA
- the prfB gene encoding peptide chain release factor 2 (programmed frameshift), which translates to MELADIRNELDKSASKLADFRGSLDLENKESRIQELDEMMLDPEFWNNQESAQAVISELNGLKEIVNTYYGFMETQENMEMSLELLREEDDEDLHEDVDKDMKQFMSDLAEYELTMLLSEPYDKNNAILELHPGAGGTESQDWCSMLLRMYTRWAEKRGFKVETLDYLAGDEAGVKSVTLGIRGHNAYGYLKAEKGVHRLVRISPFDSSGRRHTSFVSCEVMPEFTGEIEIDIRTEDLKIDTYRASGAGGQHINTTDSAVRITHLPTNAVVTCQQERSQIKNREKAMQMLKAKLYALKIEEEEARLLEIRGEQKEIGWGSQIRSYVFHPYSMVKDHRTNYETGNLGAVMDGDISGFINSLLRSKMD; encoded by the exons ATGGAATTAGCAGACATCCGTAACGAGCTCGACAAATCAGCCAGTAAATTGGCGGACTTTAGGGGGTCTCTT GACTTAGAAAATAAAGAGTCTCGCATACAGGAATTAGATGAAATGATGCTCGATCCGGAGTTTTGGAACAACCAAGAATCAGCACAAGCAGTTATTTCAGAGTTAAACGGATTAAAAGAAATCGTTAACACCTATTACGGTTTTATGGAAACTCAAGAAAACATGGAGATGTCTCTAGAGCTATTACGTGAAGAAGACGATGAAGATTTGCATGAAGATGTTGATAAAGATATGAAGCAATTTATGTCTGACTTGGCAGAGTACGAACTTACGATGCTGTTAAGTGAACCTTATGATAAAAATAATGCTATTTTAGAGCTACACCCAGGTGCAGGTGGAACTGAGTCTCAGGATTGGTGTTCAATGCTGCTACGGATGTACACACGTTGGGCAGAAAAACGTGGTTTTAAAGTCGAGACTTTGGATTACTTAGCAGGAGACGAAGCAGGTGTTAAATCGGTAACACTCGGAATCCGTGGACACAATGCTTATGGCTATTTAAAAGCTGAAAAAGGTGTTCACCGTTTGGTTCGTATTTCGCCTTTTGATTCATCTGGTCGCCGTCACACTTCATTTGTATCTTGTGAAGTCATGCCAGAATTTACGGGTGAAATCGAAATTGATATCCGTACTGAGGATTTGAAAATCGATACGTACCGGGCAAGCGGAGCAGGCGGACAGCATATCAATACAACAGATTCAGCTGTACGGATCACTCACCTTCCAACAAATGCAGTTGTAACATGCCAACAAGAACGTTCACAAATCAAAAACCGCGAAAAAGCAATGCAAATGTTAAAAGCAAAATTATATGCATTGAAGATTGAAGAAGAGGAAGCGCGTCTTCTTGAAATTCGTGGCGAGCAAAAAGAAATTGGCTGGGGAAGTCAAATTCGTTCATATGTATTCCATCCTTACTCCATGGTTAAAGATCACCGTACAAACTACGAAACTGGTAATTTAGGTGCTGTAATGGATGGCGATATTAGTGGCTTTATCAATTCCTTGTTACGTTCGAAAATGGACTAA
- the hpf gene encoding ribosome hibernation-promoting factor, HPF/YfiA family — translation MLQFNIRGENIEVTPAIRDHIEKKVEKIERYFTDGANATAMVNLKTYNHNQTKVEVTIPMKNLTLRAEERHDDLYAAIDLIVSKLERQIRKYKTKVNRKFRDRDGMGVSFAVAENDTRQQSDSDEEDFTIVRTKQFDLKPMDEEEAVLQMNMLGHSFFVFTDAESNETNIVYKRKDGSYGLIETSAK, via the coding sequence ATGTTGCAATTCAACATTAGAGGCGAAAATATCGAGGTAACTCCCGCAATACGAGACCATATCGAAAAGAAAGTTGAAAAAATCGAAAGATATTTCACTGACGGAGCAAATGCTACCGCAATGGTCAATTTGAAAACTTATAATCACAATCAAACTAAAGTGGAAGTTACGATACCAATGAAAAATTTAACATTACGTGCAGAGGAACGACACGATGATCTGTACGCGGCTATAGATTTAATCGTTAGCAAATTAGAACGTCAAATTCGTAAGTATAAAACAAAAGTAAATCGCAAATTCCGTGATCGAGATGGAATGGGAGTGTCTTTTGCAGTTGCTGAAAATGACACGCGTCAACAAAGTGATTCAGATGAAGAAGACTTTACGATTGTTCGTACAAAGCAATTTGACCTGAAACCAATGGATGAAGAAGAAGCAGTATTGCAGATGAATATGCTTGGACATTCATTCTTTGTTTTCACAGATGCAGAATCGAATGAAACTAATATCGTCTACAAACGTAAAGATGGAAGTTACGGTTTAATCGAAACTTCTGCAAAATAA
- a CDS encoding SDR family NAD(P)-dependent oxidoreductase, with the protein MFTNKTIVVTGASNGIGKSIASHFALEGARVIGLDIQIVEIKDVEYRKCDVGNFEEVISVFKQIHEDHGAIHALINNAGISKFKSIWDIDETEWDHVLDTNLKSVFICSREAARYMTEDIRSIINMTSTRAFMSEPNTETYSASKGGIYALTHSLAATFSKQGIRVNSIAPGWIHTGQPEDLRDVDHQQHWSGRVGEPADVARACLFLSNPQNSFITGECLNIDGGMTRKMIYEH; encoded by the coding sequence ATGTTCACCAATAAAACGATAGTCGTAACAGGTGCCTCTAACGGCATTGGCAAAAGTATTGCCAGTCATTTCGCATTAGAAGGAGCTCGCGTGATTGGATTAGACATTCAAATTGTTGAAATTAAAGATGTGGAGTATCGCAAATGCGATGTTGGTAATTTCGAAGAGGTCATCTCAGTATTTAAACAAATTCATGAAGATCATGGAGCGATCCATGCATTGATTAATAATGCAGGCATTTCGAAATTTAAGTCTATTTGGGACATCGATGAAACAGAATGGGATCACGTATTAGACACTAATTTAAAAAGTGTCTTTATATGCAGTCGAGAAGCAGCTCGCTATATGACAGAAGACATACGTTCAATCATCAACATGACTTCAACCCGGGCATTTATGTCAGAACCAAACACAGAAACCTATTCGGCGTCAAAAGGTGGTATATATGCGCTTACGCACTCTTTAGCTGCCACATTCAGTAAACAAGGAATTCGTGTGAATTCAATTGCCCCAGGCTGGATTCATACTGGACAGCCCGAAGACTTACGTGATGTCGATCATCAACAACATTGGAGTGGGCGTGTCGGAGAACCTGCCGACGTTGCTCGTGCTTGCTTATTCTTAAGCAACCCTCAAAATTCATTTATTACCGGAGAATGCCTAAACATCGACGGTGGCATGACAAGAAAAATGATATACGAACACTAA